ATCTCAATTGAAGCGAATGTGACTTCAACAGATGTTGCATCGACAAACCTATTCAGGAGGTTGATGGAATATGCCACCGCCTCCTGCAGGCCCTCCTTACCGGAGTAAGCGTTAATGATCATCAAGAGGTGGGCCGTGTTGGTTGTGATTTTTGTGCGCTCTTCATCACTTGTGGGTGTGCCGATACTGCCCTTGTCGTCGCGGTAAACCGGCAACCCTTCAATATTCAGCAGACCACGGCCGATAGCCTCGAACCGTTCATTGGCTTCACCCACACCGAGTATCAGGTTACCTCCAATCCTGTCAAGATCGAATCCGCCAATCGAGTAACCTGTTTTCAGGGAAACAAGGTTAATCAGATCCACTAAAGTGTTGATCTGATATAACTCCTGTCCTTTCAAAATGCGTCTGCAAAGTGCTTCCGCAGAGGGGCGGTAGCGATTGGGGTCCTTTCCCAATCGCTTGTATGCTTCGCGGGTGGCACGAATGGCAGGGTGTAGCTTAACCTTTTCCATACTGTTAGATGAGGCAAACTGTGCTGAATAGTGATTGATCTCTTTCCACAACTCCTCGTTGTAGTCATTGTTCTTCACCTTGCAGGAAATCGCTGCCAACCGAAAATCAGGACAAGCTCGAAGAATTGCGTCGCTGATCTCAAAAACGATTTTTCTCATGTTTTTCTTATTTGCATCTATCCTTAAAAGAAGACCAAAGATACAAAATCTCAACCACAAGAGCAGAAAATGGCCATAAAGGGATGAATGTTTGAAAAATAAAAAGATTTCACTTGTAAAATTCTTTCACAATTCTTATATTTGCCTGAATTTTTGTTTTCATGCGATTATTTCATTTGTTCACTTTTTGGTGTTTGGAACTCGCAGGCATGATGTTCTGTAGTGGAATAATTTAGAGGCACGTTTCATATGACAGATGATAATAAGAAGCTGCTGGTCGATCTGGAAGTACGTATCAAACAGGTGATGTTCTTGTGTGATTCGCTGAAAGAGGAAAACGCTTTGCTGAAAACAGAGCTGAAAACCAGGAAACAACAGATCGATGAAGCTGTCTTTGATCTGAATCGCCTGAAAACAAAATATGACAGTCTGAAGGTTGCACGAACAATCACAGCGGCTTCAGTTGATGTGAATGCTGCCAAACAGAGACTGTCAAAACTGGTGCGAGAAGTTGATAAATGCATAAATTTATTGAAATAACCTTTTAAAAATTTATGTGATGGGCGACGAAAAGTTAATATTGACATTGGAGATAGCCGGCCAGAGATATCCCTTGAAAATCAGGAGATCCGAGGAGCAGGCTTATCGTGATGCCGCCGCCAGGATAAACAGAAAGATAAACCAATACCGCGTTGCCTACGGAGGAGAAAAATCCGGAATGACGACACAGGACTTTGTGGCGATGACAGCCATACAGGCATTGGCTGAGAATTTTTCTCTCGGTGATAAAAATGATACGAAACCCTTTGAAGAGAAGATTGGGTCGTTGATCAACGACCTGGATCATTATCTTAAGCATTGACTCATCTTGCTGTTTATCAGAAGTCGACAGACGCACCCTTTCTGGTTGGATGGACGATCCGCCCGGATGAGTGCGTTTGATGTTTTTAGTGAATGGGTAAGGTTTCGCCGTTAACTCCTAAGATGGAATGTGGTGGTGATGACCAATGGAAAAGAAGAATTATTGAGACAAGTCATATAACAAGAGAACAGAACATTTCCGAAAGGCAACGGATTGTTGCTTGGAGGAGAATATTAATCATTAATAAAAATTTGTATGGAAATAGTTATAGGGATTATCGGACTGATTGCCGGAGCGGTGATCGCCTGGTTCCTGACCGGTAAGGCTGCTAACTCCCGCGCACAAAAAATATTGAGCGATGCGGAGAAGGATGCCGATGTGATCAGGAAGAAAATGCTGTTGGAAGCTAAGGAAGAGACCATGGCTTTGAAAGCTGAGGCGGAGAAGCAGGCCAATGCCAGGGTATCGAAGATACAGGTGACAGAAAACAGGCTTAAACAAAGGGAAATGTCGCTCAACCAGAAGCAGGAGGAGCTCAACAAGAAGTCTACTGAACTTGACGAGATCAAGCAGAACATCGTCAGTCAGCAGGAGTTTCTGGAAAAGAAAAACAGCGAAATGGAACGTCTCCATCGTCAATCTGTTGAAAAGCTGGAGACAATCTCAGGACTGTCGGCCGAAGAAGCAAAAGAGAGACTGGTTGAATCGCTCAAAGAGGAAGCCAAGACCGGAGCCCAGTCCTATATCAACGACATCATGGAAGAGGCCAAGATGACTGCCAACAAGGAGGCAAAGCGCATCGTGATCCAGTCTATCCAGCGTGTGGCCACTGAGACCTCCATCGAGAACTCAGTCACTGTCTTCCACATCGATTCGGATGAGGTGAAAGGACGTATCATCGGTCGTGAAGGACGTAACATTCGTGCATTGGAAGCAGCTACAGGCGTGGAAATCGTGGTGGATGATACTCCTGAGGCGATTGTTCTCAGTGGTTTTGATCCTGTGCGACGTGAAATCGCCCGTCTTTCACTTCATCAGCTGGTGGCTGATGGACGCATTCATCCCGCACGTATTGAGGAGGTGGTGTCGAAGGTGAAGAAACAGATTGAAGAGGAGATCATTGAAACAGGAAAGCGAACAGTGATCGATCTGGGCATTCATGGCCTTCACCCCGAGCTTATCCGCATGGTGGGTAAGATGAAGTATCGTTCTTCATATGGCCAGAATCTCCTTCAACACTCCCGTGAGGTAGCCAATCTCTGTGCCATCATGGCTTCCGAACTGGGACTCAATCCTAAGAAAGCGAAACGTGCCGGCCTGCTGCACGACATCGGCAAGGTGCCTGATGATGAACCTGAGTTGCCGCACGCGGTGCTGGGTATGAAGCTGGCAGAGAAGTACAAGGAGAAACCGGATATCTGCAATGCCATTGGTTCGCACCATGACGAAGTGGAGATGAACACCTTGCTGGCTCCCATTGTTCAGGTGTGTGATGCCATCTCTGGTGCACGCCCCGGAGCGCGCAGGGAGATTGTGGAGGCTTACATCAAACGTCTGAATGACCTTGAGAATCTGGCGCTCTCTTATCCCGGTGTGGTGAAGACCTATGCGATTCAGGCTGGACGTGAGTTACGCGTGATCGTAGGTGCTGATAAGATTGATGATCAGGATACTGAAAAGCTGTCTGATGAGATTGCACGTAAGATCCAGACCGAGATGACCTATCCCGGCCAGGTGAAGATCACTGTGATCCGTGAAACCAGAGCGGTCAGCTATGCAAAATAAATGGTTTGCACAAGATTCAACCAATCAAAAAAAGGAGCTTTCGGGCTCCTTTTTTTGATTGGTGATATTTACTCTATTTTTCTTTTTCAGCTTTCTGACTTTTCCCTCTCGCCACCAGGAGATCCTCATTGCTGCCAATCACGGTCTTCAGCTCCAACTGAAGCCGTTTAATTTCCATCTCCTGATTGTGGATGGTGGTGAGCAGCGCATTCAGTTCTTCATTGTCGACCGTGTCGGGGTACTGTGCCCTCACACGGGCAATGAAATCGCTCAGCACATTCATGTAGTTGTTGAATGCGTCGTAGGGCGACATGTAGGGACTGAATTGGCTCTGCCCCGTGCCAAAATGTTTGGTCGACATGTAGTAGAAGTGATCGCTTGACTGGAGGTAGATCCAGTCTTGTTTGAGTCGCCTGTCGGTGCAGAGTCTTACCCTTTCGCCCACCTCGTAAAGTGATTTGAGCGCACTCTGTTGTAGCTTGTTGCCCAACCAGGCACTCACATCACGTTCTTCGTCCGACCAGGAGATGGTGTTGGGTACGAGCATGGTGCCAATGGCTTCGTGACTGTCAAGGGCTTCACCCGGTGTGGTGAACCCAATGCCGTTCTCTATCGCAAACCGAGGAAGTGCTTTGAAAAACTCAAAGATACCGGTGTGTGCCGGCTGTAGATTGCCCAATGTCTCATAGTTCATGAAGAGGTTGATCAGTTCCTCGTCGGGAGGAGTGGCTGCAATCCACGAAATGAATTTCTCTGCAGTAAGCGGATACTCGTTCCAACTGTAATTGGAGAAGCGATAGGTGATGTCATCGCTGAAACGGCTGTTCTTGAGCAACAGCTTCATCTCCGGACGAGTGGCAGCCTGATAGACGTAATTGGGACTCTTCCATCCCAGCACATGTTTGGCTCCTTCTGTGATCATCCTGGTATAACCCATGTCGTAGACCATTTCGGCAATCTCGTCGGAATAGATCAGTTCCGTATTGCGTACCACTGTGGGCTTTATACCAAAAAGCATTTCGATGCGTTGAGCATGCTGTTGTACCTGATTGCGAAATTCCTCCGGATCGAAGAGGCTCGAGAGTGAGTGGGCGTAGGTCTCGGTCAGGAATTCCACATGACCGGTTTTTGCGAGTTCACGGAAACCATCTATCACCTCGGGTGCAAAGATCTCCATTTGTTCCAGCGCTACTCCGGAGATGGAAAAGGTGACCTTGAACTTACCCTTGTACTGATTCACCAGATCCAGCAACATCCTGTTAGCCGGTATGTAGGAGCGGGCAGTAATTTGTTGGAGGATCTCCTCATTGGCATAGTCGTCGAAGTAATAGTGATCTCTGCCAATATTGAAAAAACGATACCTCTTCAACCGGAAAGGCTGGTGAATCTGAAAGTAAAAGCAAATATTTTTCATATGATGTTGTATTTGTTTGTCTACATTAGACTGTCGTAGATGTGACGAATCTTCAGTCCGGCATCTTCCCATTTGATGTTGTCCACCTCAATCTTTCCTTCTTTCTTGAGATGTTCCGCCATGGCGGGATAGGTGCAGATCGAATAGATGGCGTCGGCCATCGCGTCTACATCCCAGTAGTCGGTTTTGATCACATTGTGCAGGATCTCAGAACAGCCTGATTGGTATGAGATGATGCTCGGAACGCCACATTGCATCGCCTCGAGGGGTGAGATGCCAAAAGGTTCAGATACTGAGGGCATCACATAGACGTCGCTCGATTTAAGCATCTCATACACCTGTTTGCCACGCAGGAAACCTGTGAAATGGAACTTGTGGGCAATCCCCCTATCGGCTACCAATCGGATCATCTGATCCATCATATCCCCGCTGCCGGCCATCACGAAGCGGATGTGATCAGTCTTGCGGATCACCTGGGTGGCTGCATCCACAAAAAACTCCGGCCCTTTCTGCATGGTAATCCTTCCAAGAAAGGTTACGACCTTCTCCGATACGCCTGATTGACGTTCAATGGCATCTATCTCAGGACTGAGGGGGTCTACTGCATTGTGTACGGTAGTTACCTTCCAGTAGGGTTGGTGGTAGTTTTCGATGACGGTCTTACGCGTCAGATCGCTCACACATACAATGTGGTCGCAGTTGTCCATTCCATCCTTTTCAATATTGTATACTATCGGGTTGGGTTTCCCACGGCTCCGGTCAAATTCGGTGGCATGTACATGGATGACCAGTGGTTTACCGGTTACACTTTTTGCATGCAGACCTGCCGGATAGGTGAGCCAGTCGTGGGCATGGATGATATCAAAGGCGTAGGATCGGGCAATCACACCTGCAACAATGGAGTAGTTGTTGGTCTCCTCCAGGATGTTGTTGGGATATCTGCCGGAGAACTCAAGACAACCCAGATCGTTGGTGTGCATGTAGCTGAAATCTGCATAGATATGGTCTCGCAGTTGAAAATAATCTTTCGGATCCATGAACTTCTCCAGGCGTGCTTGTGCTCTTTCCCAGTTAATGTCGTGCCAGACGATGGGGGTGTTGTTTGCCCCTATGATTTTAAGGAAGCTTTGGTCTTCATCCCCCCATGGTTTGGGAATCACGAAGGTGATCTCCATATCCTCTTGTTGTGCCATCCCCCTTGTAAGCCCGTAACTGGCTGTTCCGAGGCCTCCCAATATATGTGGCGGAAATTCCCAGCCAAACATTAATGCCTTCATGCGTACTTTTTTTATGATTGTAGAAGTCGTTGCCGACTCAATCTGTTCGGTTCTTTACTTGTATTTATTGATGATTCTTTGTGCTCTCAACAGTTCCGCGACACTCATAGCAAATGAATATCCACCGTGTGCCATGAAGGGCGGGTTGGAGTCATAAAACTCGGAGATGGTGCCGATGCAG
This genomic window from Dysgonomonadaceae bacterium zrk40 contains:
- a CDS encoding glycosyltransferase family 4 protein, with amino-acid sequence MKALMFGWEFPPHILGGLGTASYGLTRGMAQQEDMEITFVIPKPWGDEDQSFLKIIGANNTPIVWHDINWERAQARLEKFMDPKDYFQLRDHIYADFSYMHTNDLGCLEFSGRYPNNILEETNNYSIVAGVIARSYAFDIIHAHDWLTYPAGLHAKSVTGKPLVIHVHATEFDRSRGKPNPIVYNIEKDGMDNCDHIVCVSDLTRKTVIENYHQPYWKVTTVHNAVDPLSPEIDAIERQSGVSEKVVTFLGRITMQKGPEFFVDAATQVIRKTDHIRFVMAGSGDMMDQMIRLVADRGIAHKFHFTGFLRGKQVYEMLKSSDVYVMPSVSEPFGISPLEAMQCGVPSIISYQSGCSEILHNVIKTDYWDVDAMADAIYSICTYPAMAEHLKKEGKIEVDNIKWEDAGLKIRHIYDSLM
- a CDS encoding glycoside hydrolase family 57 protein; protein product: MKNICFYFQIHQPFRLKRYRFFNIGRDHYYFDDYANEEILQQITARSYIPANRMLLDLVNQYKGKFKVTFSISGVALEQMEIFAPEVIDGFRELAKTGHVEFLTETYAHSLSSLFDPEEFRNQVQQHAQRIEMLFGIKPTVVRNTELIYSDEIAEMVYDMGYTRMITEGAKHVLGWKSPNYVYQAATRPEMKLLLKNSRFSDDITYRFSNYSWNEYPLTAEKFISWIAATPPDEELINLFMNYETLGNLQPAHTGIFEFFKALPRFAIENGIGFTTPGEALDSHEAIGTMLVPNTISWSDEERDVSAWLGNKLQQSALKSLYEVGERVRLCTDRRLKQDWIYLQSSDHFYYMSTKHFGTGQSQFSPYMSPYDAFNNYMNVLSDFIARVRAQYPDTVDNEELNALLTTIHNQEMEIKRLQLELKTVIGSNEDLLVARGKSQKAEKEK
- a CDS encoding cell division protein ZapA, which translates into the protein MGDEKLILTLEIAGQRYPLKIRRSEEQAYRDAAARINRKINQYRVAYGGEKSGMTTQDFVAMTAIQALAENFSLGDKNDTKPFEEKIGSLINDLDHYLKH
- the rny gene encoding ribonuclease Y gives rise to the protein MEIVIGIIGLIAGAVIAWFLTGKAANSRAQKILSDAEKDADVIRKKMLLEAKEETMALKAEAEKQANARVSKIQVTENRLKQREMSLNQKQEELNKKSTELDEIKQNIVSQQEFLEKKNSEMERLHRQSVEKLETISGLSAEEAKERLVESLKEEAKTGAQSYINDIMEEAKMTANKEAKRIVIQSIQRVATETSIENSVTVFHIDSDEVKGRIIGREGRNIRALEAATGVEIVVDDTPEAIVLSGFDPVRREIARLSLHQLVADGRIHPARIEEVVSKVKKQIEEEIIETGKRTVIDLGIHGLHPELIRMVGKMKYRSSYGQNLLQHSREVANLCAIMASELGLNPKKAKRAGLLHDIGKVPDDEPELPHAVLGMKLAEKYKEKPDICNAIGSHHDEVEMNTLLAPIVQVCDAISGARPGARREIVEAYIKRLNDLENLALSYPGVVKTYAIQAGRELRVIVGADKIDDQDTEKLSDEIARKIQTEMTYPGQVKITVIRETRAVSYAK